AACACTCCGGTGGCTAAAAATGTGGTTTTGTTCCGGCAGTATATAATTCTTTGCCGGGTGCAAACTATCTGATGCGTGGATCGCAACTCTCGGTAAAAGGAGCGTGCATGCATTGGATCTTTCCGGCAATATGCTGGCGCTGTTGTTAGCCTTAATCTCCGGAGTTCTGATGGCCATACAGGGTTCATTGAATGCTGCCTTAAGCAAAGTAATCGGGCTTTTGGAAGCGACCTTTGTAGTTCATGTCACCGGTACAATCATTTTGCTGGCTTTATTATTTTTGTTTCGCTTTGGAAAAGGGAATCTCGCCGCTTTGCCGGAAGCTCCGTGGTATGCCTATTTGGGAGGTCTTGTCGGCGTTTTTATCATTTATCTTGTAGCAGCCAGTATACCTAGGGTCGGCGTATGCAATGCCACGACG
This sequence is a window from Sporolituus thermophilus DSM 23256. Protein-coding genes within it:
- a CDS encoding DMT family transporter produces the protein MHALDLSGNMLALLLALISGVLMAIQGSLNAALSKVIGLLEATFVVHVTGTIILLALLFLFRFGKGNLAALPEAPWYAYLGGLVGVFIIYLVAASIPRVGVCNATTAIIVGQVLTAVIIDYFGGFGLNRTPCSWLQLVGVVFLALGAKLLIR